A window of the Cystobacter fuscus genome harbors these coding sequences:
- a CDS encoding GFA family protein produces the protein MRYGITLELTPVTFCHCSKCRRWHGHVGAYTAVDRPGVELTEQRGLRWYAASATVRKGFCGECGSSLFWDEEGVPKMSICAGTLDAPTGLTPKAHIYLGSQGDYYEVPDDGLIRREEFTR, from the coding sequence GTGCGGTACGGCATCACCCTCGAGCTCACGCCGGTGACGTTCTGCCACTGCTCGAAGTGCCGTCGATGGCACGGGCACGTCGGCGCCTACACCGCCGTCGACCGGCCCGGGGTCGAATTGACTGAACAGCGCGGGCTGAGGTGGTACGCGGCGTCTGCAACGGTGCGCAAGGGTTTCTGTGGTGAGTGCGGGTCGAGCTTGTTCTGGGACGAGGAGGGCGTGCCGAAGATGTCGATCTGCGCGGGGACACTCGACGCCCCGACCGGCCTGACGCCGAAGGCGCACATCTACCTGGGCAGTCAGGGTGACTATTACGAAGTGCCCGACGATGGGCTCATTCGGAGAGAAGAATTCACCCGCTGA
- a CDS encoding PAN domain-containing protein has protein sequence MTSSKNALSLKLLVLTVLAPVHIALADNPDWMRWLADSTSLAALSIPGTHDTMANQADSASSFERPGYQGTQARCYLKSGIPSPTINSNTISGTTLSNRNTGLVSGWIETNVDRGGQDYRNFEMQEARPESCREACIAEAPHCKAFTYVKPGFNGYLARCYLKSGVPAPTPSAGCDSGVIDKP, from the coding sequence ATGACGTCCTCCAAGAACGCCCTCTCACTCAAGCTGCTCGTCCTCACCGTCCTGGCTCCAGTCCACATCGCCCTGGCGGACAACCCGGATTGGATGCGCTGGCTGGCGGACTCCACCAGCCTGGCCGCACTCTCCATTCCTGGCACCCACGACACCATGGCCAACCAGGCGGACTCGGCGAGCTCCTTCGAGAGGCCTGGCTACCAGGGCACCCAGGCCCGGTGCTACTTGAAGTCTGGCATCCCCAGTCCCACCATCAATTCCAACACCATCTCGGGAACGACCCTGTCGAACCGCAACACCGGGCTCGTCTCCGGGTGGATCGAGACCAACGTCGACCGCGGGGGGCAGGACTACCGGAACTTCGAGATGCAGGAGGCGCGTCCTGAAAGCTGCCGTGAGGCGTGCATCGCCGAGGCCCCGCACTGCAAGGCCTTCACCTATGTGAAGCCGGGGTTCAACGGCTACCTTGCCCGGTGCTACCTCAAGTCCGGTGTGCCAGCGCCGACCCCCTCCGCGGGCTGTGACTCCGGCGTCATCGACAAGCCGTAG